In Paracoccaceae bacterium Fryx2, a single genomic region encodes these proteins:
- a CDS encoding ABC transporter permease, giving the protein MTGEIRGPQGFEKALKSSPQEVAEFATRKTGVQKLQHLLHVTPSLVPLIVLVAAVLVFGALLGGKFFSAFTMTLILQQVAIVGIVGAAQTLVILTAGIDLSVGAIMVLSMVIMGQFTFRYGLPVELSVLCGLAAGALIGFINGTLVARMKLPPFIVTLGMWQIVLATNFLFSANETIRAADIDAQAPLLKFFGQSFKIGANEAGQGGAVFTYGVVVMILLVVVLAYVLRETAWGRHVYAVGDDPDAAELAGVKVKKILISVYTLSGLICALAGWVLIGRLGSVSPTSGQFANIESITAVVIGGISLFGGRGSIAGMLFGALIVGVFSLGLRLIGTDPQWTFLLIGVLIIAAVAVDQWIRKASA; this is encoded by the coding sequence ATGACAGGCGAGATCCGAGGTCCGCAGGGGTTCGAGAAAGCCCTGAAAAGCAGTCCGCAGGAGGTCGCCGAATTCGCGACCCGCAAGACCGGGGTGCAGAAGCTCCAGCACCTCCTGCATGTCACGCCGTCGCTGGTGCCGCTGATCGTGCTGGTCGCGGCGGTCCTGGTGTTCGGCGCGCTGCTCGGGGGCAAGTTCTTCTCTGCCTTCACCATGACGCTGATCCTGCAACAGGTGGCCATCGTCGGCATTGTCGGCGCGGCACAGACGCTGGTGATCCTGACCGCGGGCATCGACCTGTCGGTCGGCGCGATCATGGTGCTGTCGATGGTGATCATGGGCCAGTTCACCTTCCGCTACGGCCTGCCGGTCGAGCTTTCGGTGCTCTGCGGTCTGGCCGCCGGGGCGCTGATCGGCTTCATCAACGGCACTCTGGTCGCCCGGATGAAACTGCCGCCCTTCATCGTGACGCTGGGCATGTGGCAGATCGTGCTGGCGACCAACTTCCTCTTTTCCGCCAACGAGACGATCCGCGCCGCCGACATCGACGCCCAGGCGCCGCTGCTGAAGTTCTTCGGCCAAAGCTTCAAGATCGGCGCCAACGAGGCCGGGCAGGGCGGGGCGGTGTTCACCTATGGCGTGGTCGTGATGATCCTGCTGGTGGTGGTGCTGGCCTACGTCCTGCGCGAGACCGCCTGGGGCCGACACGTCTATGCCGTGGGCGACGACCCCGATGCCGCCGAACTGGCGGGGGTCAAGGTCAAGAAGATCCTGATCTCGGTCTATACCCTGTCGGGCCTGATCTGCGCGCTGGCGGGCTGGGTGCTGATCGGCCGCCTCGGTTCTGTCTCGCCGACCTCGGGCCAGTTTGCCAATATCGAAAGCATCACGGCGGTGGTGATCGGCGGCATCAGCCTGTTCGGCGGCCGGGGCTCGATTGCCGGGATGCTGTTCGGCGCGCTGATCGTCGGCGTGTTCTCGCTGGGTCTCAGGCTGATCGGCACCGATCCGCAATGGACCTTCCTGCTTATCGGCGTTCTCATCATCGCGGCGGTCGCCGTGGATCAGTGGATCAGAAAGGCGTCAGCATGA
- a CDS encoding sugar ABC transporter substrate-binding protein produces the protein MTKLMTTLHVGAAALALLAAPAMAQGVSACLITKTDTNPFFVKMKEGATAKAAELGIDLKSYAGKIDGDSESQVAAIETCIADGAKGILLTASDTKGIVPAVQKARDAGLLVIALDTPLDPIDSADGTFATDNFLAGELIGKWAAAALGAEAANAKIAMLDLEVSQPSVDVLRDQGFLTGFGIDPVDPSKWGDETDPRIVGNDVTQGNEEGGRRAMESLLARDPTINVVYAINEPAAAGAYEAIKAIGREADVLIVAVDGGCPGVANVKDGIIGATSQQYPLLMASLGVEAIAAFAKDGTRPAPTEGKDFTDTGVALVTDKPVDGIESIDSARGAELCWG, from the coding sequence ATGACCAAACTCATGACGACGCTTCATGTCGGGGCTGCCGCGCTTGCGCTGCTGGCGGCACCCGCCATGGCGCAGGGCGTTTCTGCCTGCCTGATCACCAAGACCGATACCAACCCGTTCTTCGTCAAGATGAAGGAAGGCGCCACCGCCAAGGCCGCCGAACTGGGGATCGATCTGAAATCCTACGCGGGCAAGATCGACGGCGACAGCGAAAGCCAGGTCGCTGCCATCGAGACCTGCATCGCGGATGGCGCCAAGGGCATCCTGCTGACGGCGTCCGACACCAAGGGCATCGTGCCCGCCGTGCAGAAGGCGCGCGACGCGGGCCTGCTGGTCATTGCGCTCGACACGCCGCTCGACCCGATCGACAGCGCCGACGGCACTTTCGCCACCGACAACTTCCTTGCGGGCGAGCTGATCGGCAAATGGGCCGCAGCCGCGCTGGGGGCCGAGGCTGCCAACGCGAAGATCGCGATGCTCGATCTGGAGGTATCGCAGCCCTCGGTCGATGTGCTGCGCGACCAGGGCTTCCTGACCGGCTTCGGCATCGACCCGGTCGATCCGTCCAAATGGGGCGACGAGACCGATCCGCGAATCGTCGGCAACGACGTGACGCAGGGCAACGAGGAAGGCGGCCGCCGCGCGATGGAAAGCCTGCTCGCCCGCGATCCGACGATCAACGTGGTCTATGCCATCAACGAGCCCGCAGCTGCCGGCGCCTACGAGGCGATCAAGGCCATCGGCCGCGAGGCCGACGTGCTGATCGTCGCGGTGGATGGCGGCTGCCCCGGCGTCGCCAACGTGAAAGACGGCATCATCGGCGCCACCTCGCAGCAATATCCGCTGCTGATGGCCTCGCTCGGCGTCGAAGCGATTGCCGCCTTCGCCAAGGATGGCACCAGGCCCGCCCCGACCGAAGGCAAGGACTTCACCGACACCGGCGTGGCGCTGGTCACCGACAAGCCGGTTGACGGCATCGAGTCGATCGACAGCGCCCGGGGCGCAGAGCTTTGCTGGGGCTGA
- a CDS encoding ROK family transcriptional regulator yields the protein MARQTRETASDRAASEAGARRGSNQSGMRAHNERLVLSLVRQHGALAKSDIARITGLSAQTVSVIMRSLEQDGLLLRGEPIRGRIGQPSVPMSLAAEGAYFFGLKIGRRSTDLILIDFLGHVVGMRRRTYPWPTPGVVVAFVQEALPTLSLELPFRLRGRIGGMGIAMPFQLWNWAQFVGAPPAGMDDWRGRDIQAEIAAFCDMPVYLQNDATAACGGELVFGTGERPADFLYFFIAHFVGGGLVLNGQLYTGRTGNAAAIGSMPVPAPGGGMQQLISVASLASLERYVAGAGGETGQLWEPPTRWTLPPGVLDRWIAEAAQGVAHAILSAATVIDFGTVMIDGWLPEGVRAALVAATAEALARLDLAGIEPPLVRAGTVGHVARSLGAASIPLSQRYLIDQNAFRKDG from the coding sequence ATGGCGCGACAGACGCGGGAAACCGCAAGCGACCGGGCCGCATCCGAGGCAGGCGCGCGGCGCGGGTCGAACCAGAGCGGGATGCGGGCGCACAACGAACGGCTTGTGCTGTCGCTGGTGCGCCAGCACGGGGCGCTGGCGAAATCTGACATCGCGCGGATCACAGGGCTGTCGGCGCAGACTGTTTCGGTGATCATGCGCAGTCTGGAACAGGACGGGCTCTTGCTGCGCGGCGAGCCGATCCGCGGCCGGATCGGCCAGCCCTCGGTGCCGATGTCGCTGGCGGCCGAGGGGGCCTACTTTTTCGGGCTGAAGATCGGGCGGCGGTCCACCGATCTGATATTGATAGATTTTCTCGGGCATGTGGTGGGGATGCGGCGGCGCACCTACCCGTGGCCAACGCCGGGCGTGGTGGTGGCCTTCGTGCAGGAGGCGCTGCCGACGCTGAGCCTCGAATTGCCGTTCCGGCTGCGCGGGCGGATCGGCGGGATGGGCATCGCCATGCCGTTCCAGCTGTGGAACTGGGCGCAGTTCGTCGGCGCCCCCCCGGCCGGGATGGACGACTGGCGCGGCCGCGACATCCAGGCCGAGATCGCCGCTTTCTGCGACATGCCGGTGTATCTGCAGAACGACGCCACGGCGGCCTGCGGCGGCGAGCTGGTGTTCGGCACCGGCGAGCGGCCTGCGGATTTCCTGTATTTCTTCATCGCGCATTTCGTCGGCGGCGGGCTGGTGCTGAACGGCCAGCTTTACACCGGGCGCACGGGCAATGCCGCCGCCATCGGGTCGATGCCGGTCCCGGCGCCGGGCGGCGGGATGCAGCAGTTGATCTCGGTCGCGTCGCTGGCCTCGCTGGAACGCTATGTCGCCGGAGCGGGAGGCGAAACCGGGCAGTTGTGGGAGCCGCCGACCCGATGGACCCTGCCGCCGGGCGTGCTGGACCGCTGGATCGCGGAGGCCGCGCAAGGCGTGGCGCACGCCATCCTGTCGGCGGCGACGGTGATCGACTTCGGCACGGTGATGATAGACGGCTGGCTGCCGGAAGGCGTGCGGGCGGCGCTGGTCGCAGCCACGGCAGAGGCGCTGGCGCGGCTCGATCTGGCTGGAATAGAGCCGCCGCTGGTGCGGGCCGGGACGGTGGGGCATGTGGCGCGCAGCCTTGGCGCGGCCTCGATCCCGCTGTCGCAACGCTACCTGATCGACCAGAACGCCTTCCGGAAAGACGGCTGA